In Brachypodium distachyon strain Bd21 chromosome 2, Brachypodium_distachyon_v3.0, whole genome shotgun sequence, one genomic interval encodes:
- the LOC100840715 gene encoding transcription factor MYBS1, protein MSSLQAAAWSKEEDKAFENAVAAAAPPPLDGLPEDEWFVALAASVPARSTEEVRRHYEALVEDVGAIEAGRVPLPRYAGEEPSAAPPDGHKNGGGGAGHRREDRKSFDSGKSCSKAEQERRKGIPWTEEEHRLFLLGLDKFGKGDWRSISRNFVISRTPTQVASHAQKYFIRLNSMNRDRRRSSIHDITSITAGEVVAQQGPITGQAAGPPGMKHLGPGPPPMPGMGMYGGAPMGHPVAPGHMVPAAVGTPVMFPPGHSPYVMPVGYPAPQAKMHQ, encoded by the exons ATGAGCTCtctgcaggcggcggcgtggagcaAGGAAGAGGACAAGGCGTTCGAGAACGCGGTCGCAGcagccgcgcctccgccgctggACGGCCTGCCGGAGGATGAGTGGTTCGTGGCGCTGGCGGCGAGCGTGCCGGCGCGGTCGACGGAGGAGGTGCGGCGCCACTACGAGGCGCTGGTGGAGGACGTGGGCGCCATCGAGGCAGGCCGCGTCCCGCTCCCGCGCTACGCCGGGGAGGAgccgtccgccgcgccgcccgacgGGCAtaagaacggcggcggcggcgccgggcacCGGCGCGAGGATCGGAAGAGCTTCGACTCCGGTAAGAGCTGCTCCAAGGCGGAGCAGGAGAGGCGCAAGGGGATCCCGTGGACAGAGGAAGAGCACAG GTTGTTTTTGCTGGGGCTGGACAAATTCGGCAAGGGCGACTGGCGGAGCATCTCGCGCAACTTCGTCATCTCGCGGACGCCCACGCAGGTGGCGAGCCATGCGCAGAAGTACTTCATCCGCCTTAACTCAATGAACCGGGACCGGCGCCGCTCCAGCATCCACGACATCACCAGCATCACGGCCGGCGAGGTCGTCGCGCAGCAGGGGCCCATCACGGGCCAGGCCGCGGGCCCGCCCGGCATGAAGCATCTCGGgcccgggccgccgccgatgcccgGGATGGGCATGTACGGGGGGGCGCCCATGGGCCACCCCGTCGCGCCAGGCCACAtggtccccgccgccgtcggcacgCCGGTCATGTTCCCGCCGGGGCACTCGCCCTACGTCATGCCCGTAGGATACCCGGCTCCCCAGGCAAAGATGCATCAATAA